One window from the genome of Nicotiana sylvestris chromosome 9, ASM39365v2, whole genome shotgun sequence encodes:
- the LOC138878438 gene encoding secreted RxLR effector protein 161-like, giving the protein MVVQSLEVNKDLFRPPEEDEELLGPEVPYLGAIGALIHWNGIKHILTYLKGTLNMDLFYANKDTADLVRYADASYLSDPHKARSQTGYVFTCGAYTVACSSNLQATEKQLTQQLALAADKQLTQQLHFFYK; this is encoded by the exons atggttgttcaatcacttgaagtgaataaggatttatTCCGGCctccagaagaggatgaggaactccttggtcccgaagtaccctatcttggtgcaattggtgcactaat acattggaacgggattaagcatatattgacatatttaaagggaactcttaaTATGgatttgttttatgctaacaaagatactGCAGATCTTGTTCGTTATGCTGATGCaagttatttatctgatccccataaagctagATCTCAAACCGGGTACGTGTTTACTTGTGGAG CTTACACAGTAGCTTGTAGTAGCAACTTACAAGCAACTGAaaagcagcttacacaacagcttgcacTTGCAGCTGacaagcagcttacacagcagcttcatttcttctataaatag